The Epilithonimonas zeae genome contains a region encoding:
- a CDS encoding rhamnogalacturonan acetylesterase, translating into MKNWISLLIVFFCATIFAQQTTFKFDFGGSRVKNGFIPITSTSKFDKKIGYGFMDISGLKSVDNGGNALKGDFITSDKPFYFSVAIPEGNYNIILNLGNSKGTSETTVRVENRRLMLNDVKTKKGEILEKQITVHVKDSIIRNQNGEKIGIVKLKPRETKYLHWDNLLTIEFNDKAPKICSVIIQPNQTAKTIYLTGDSTVVDAQYEPWASWGQMLPYFFVPNEVVIANYAESGETLKAFEDRHRIDKIWNKIKSGDYLFIQFGHNDQKAGNSTKSGYRKRLKEWIQKAKQLGAIPVLVTSMNRRVFDENNKIVNTLDDFPDAIRKIAREEKVDLIDLNALSKTLFEAMGPETAKKAFVHYPANSYLNQPNALADDTHFNPYGAYELAKCVVKSIVDQNLPLKKYISKNYKNFNPNKPDDVEKFHWPESVFMESLKPDGN; encoded by the coding sequence ATGAAGAACTGGATTTCACTTTTAATCGTTTTTTTCTGCGCAACGATATTTGCACAGCAAACCACTTTCAAATTTGATTTTGGCGGAAGTAGAGTTAAAAATGGTTTCATTCCAATCACTTCAACCTCAAAATTTGATAAGAAAATCGGTTATGGATTTATGGATATTTCCGGTTTGAAATCTGTTGACAACGGAGGAAATGCTTTGAAGGGAGATTTTATAACCAGCGACAAACCGTTTTATTTTTCAGTTGCAATTCCTGAAGGAAATTATAACATTATATTAAATCTTGGCAATTCTAAAGGAACATCTGAAACAACAGTTCGTGTAGAAAACCGCCGTTTGATGCTCAATGACGTCAAAACTAAAAAGGGCGAAATTCTTGAAAAACAAATCACCGTTCACGTTAAAGACAGTATTATTAGAAATCAAAACGGCGAAAAAATCGGAATTGTAAAATTAAAACCAAGAGAAACAAAATATCTGCATTGGGACAATTTGTTGACAATTGAGTTTAATGATAAAGCTCCGAAAATTTGCTCAGTTATCATTCAACCCAACCAAACGGCAAAAACTATTTACTTGACGGGAGATTCAACGGTTGTTGATGCGCAATATGAACCGTGGGCTTCTTGGGGACAGATGTTACCGTATTTTTTCGTTCCAAATGAGGTTGTCATTGCGAATTATGCTGAAAGTGGAGAAACTCTGAAAGCCTTTGAAGACCGCCACCGAATCGATAAAATCTGGAATAAAATAAAATCCGGAGATTATCTCTTTATCCAATTCGGGCACAACGATCAAAAAGCGGGAAATAGCACAAAATCCGGCTACAGAAAAAGATTAAAAGAGTGGATTCAAAAAGCCAAACAATTGGGAGCAATTCCGGTTTTGGTGACTTCAATGAACCGCAGAGTTTTTGATGAAAACAATAAAATTGTCAACACTTTAGACGATTTTCCTGATGCGATTCGGAAAATTGCAAGAGAAGAAAAAGTTGATTTAATTGATTTGAATGCATTAAGCAAAACATTATTCGAAGCGATGGGACCGGAAACGGCGAAGAAAGCATTTGTTCATTATCCCGCAAATTCTTATCTAAACCAACCGAATGCTTTGGCAGACGATACACATTTTAATCCTTACGGAGCTTATGAATTGGCGAAATGTGTCGTGAAATCTATCGTTGACCAAAATTTACCTTTAAAGAAATATATTTCAAAAAATTATAAAAATTTTAACCCAAATAAACCCGATGATGTAGAAAAATTCCACTGGCCGGAATCTGTTTTTATGGAATCTTTGAAGCCTGATGGAAATTAA